From Tubulanus polymorphus chromosome 9, tnTubPoly1.2, whole genome shotgun sequence, a single genomic window includes:
- the LOC141911374 gene encoding lymphocyte antigen 75-like, protein MKMYKVFPEEKLWSDASEECKKNNAKLVEITNLRQNNFIHNMLLPGKSAFIGLHRTDFANTGKPFVWNENEDVYKKWTETSVTVPNPIPVGEAYCAALKKDQSWELVECELAKHASICSHEIH, encoded by the exons ATGAAAATGTACAAAGTATTTCCGGAGGAGAAACTGTGGAGTGATGCATCGGAAGAATGCAAAAAGAACAACGCCAAACTGGTAGAAATCACGAATCTGAggcaaaataacttcattcaCA ATATGTTATTGCCGGGTAAAAGTGCTTTCATTGGATTACACCGCACCGACTTCGCTAATACTGGAAAACCATTTGTTTGGAAT GAAAACGAAGATGTTTACAAGAAATGGACTGAGACCTCAGTAACGGTGCCGAACCCGATACCGGTAGGCGAGGCATATTGCGCCGCCCTGAAGAAAGACCAGAGTTGGGAATTGGTCGAATGTGAACTGGCAAAACATGCCTCTATCTGCTCTCACGAAATCCATTAA
- the LOC141910577 gene encoding uncharacterized protein LOC141910577, with protein sequence MDELRLVSTMLLCVVLIGFFAGSVNGWFFLPPPPPRPPPMTNVEKCFGSRRPCGITAGSWFVEGGTCFYVNKDLLSVSEAKTACENLVAGGHLANINDGLQNRGLAVALDRFGIDSAIFGYQYHDNNIFAYDENAFAPMTTTGTLGGCVQMDATGEWSTSDCATTQRAFICEKPANILGPQGK encoded by the exons ATGGATGAATTGAGACTG GTTTCAACGATGTTATTGTGTGTAGTGTTGATCGGTTTCTTTGCCGGTTCTGTCAATG GATGGTTTTTTCTACCACCACCCCCACCCCGACCGCCTCCAATGACCAATGTCGAAAAAT GTTTCGGATCTCGCCGACCATGCGGAATAACCGCTGGTTCGTGGTTCGTAGAGGGCGGAACTTGTTTCTATGTAAATAAGGACTTGTTGAGTGTCAGCGAAGCCAAAACGGCCTGCGAGAATCTCGTCGCCGGCGGCCACCTTGCTAATATCAATGATGGTCTTCAAAATAGAGGCTTAGCTG TTGCATTGGATCGATTCGGAATCGACTCAGCCATTTTCGGTTATCAATATCACGACAACAACATATTTGCTTACGAT GAAAACGCTTTCGCCCCAATGACTACCA CCGGTACACTCGGTGGATGTGTTCAGATGGACGCTACTGGTGAATGGTCAACTAGCGACTGTGCTACGACACAGCGTGCCTTCATCTGCGAAAAACCAG CAAATATCCTAGGTCCTCAAGGTAAGTAA
- the LOC141911139 gene encoding uncharacterized protein LOC141911139 isoform X1 has product MSNPFADPRPKWTQEDHVVAKTKYWGPYWVFIGTFLYIVAFLSSLVPPILYFQMQLFTKSYGLFAGTYILGAMLYFAYALVAWFTCQHPAGFFLVSLCRVTILGILYSIWTLVVSLVGLIHHAAYTQDCGEEKLGTNATIITTTLAPTNETIEAVITPEECMDYTRLRWTALAGVASSLLEITAASSVLCGCVQGALTRKDHHRKILRQNNATSTENATDNAAPAPSTSSKTWTKHSNPPQNKDQKLHDNFYDDEEAQDEEDSIFGMGDSDLASLRGYVIENPPPRTADSFDSPPPYEEVARILPTAPPPTSRVQPSAPPSDPVIHYSKKKSDKK; this is encoded by the exons ATGTCGAATCCATTCGCGGATCCTCGCCCTAAATGGACGCAGGAAGACCACGTAGTTGCCAAAACAAAATACTGGGGTCCTTATTGGGTTTTTATCGGTACGTTTCTCTACATCGTGGCATTTCTGTCGAGTCTCGTGCCTCCGATTCTATATTTCCAGATGCAACTTTTTACAAAATCGTACGGCCTATTTGCCGGTACCTACATATTGGGAGCCATGCTCTACTTTGCCTACGCGTTGGTAGCCTGGTTCACGTGTCAACACCCGGCCGGTTTCTTCCTAGTAAGTTTGTGTCGTGTTACTATATTAGGCATACTTTACTCGATATGGACGTTGGTTGTGTCGCTTGTTGGGCTGATCCATCATGCCGCCTACACGCAAGATTGCGGAGAAGAAAAGCTCGGCACCAACGCAACCATTATTACCACTACTTTGGCTCCCACTAACGAAACGATCGAAGCGGTGATAACCCCAGAAGAATGCATGGACTACACGAGGCTAAGATGGACTGCCTTAGCCGGCGTGGCCTCGAGTCTTTTAGAAATAACGGCCGCATCGTCAGTGCTTTGTGGCTGCGTTCAAGGAGCCCTGACACGTAAGGATCACCATAGGAAAATTTTACGCCAGAACAACGCGACTAGCACAGAAAATGCTACGGACAATGCAGCCCCAGCGCCGAGTACAAGCAGCAAAACATGGACCAAACATAGTAACCCACCTCAGAATAAAGATCAGAAACTCCATGATAATTTTTACGACG ATGAAGAAGCTCAGGATGAAGAAGATTCTATATTTGGTATGGGTGACTCCGACCTGGCGAGTCTCCGAGGATATGTGATAGAGAACCCTCCACCGCGTACCGCTGATAGTTTTGACTCTCCACCGCCGTACGAAGAGGTGGCACGTATTCTACCGACCGCGCCGCCACCTACCTCACGCGTTCAGCCTTCTGCACCGCCCTCCGATCCAGTGATACACTACTCGAAAAAGAAATCTGACAAAAAATAA
- the LOC141911139 gene encoding uncharacterized protein LOC141911139 isoform X2: MSNPFADPRPKWTQEDHVVAKTKYWGPYWVFIGILYSIWTLVVSLVGLIHHAAYTQDCGEEKLGTNATIITTTLAPTNETIEAVITPEECMDYTRLRWTALAGVASSLLEITAASSVLCGCVQGALTRKDHHRKILRQNNATSTENATDNAAPAPSTSSKTWTKHSNPPQNKDQKLHDNFYDDEEAQDEEDSIFGMGDSDLASLRGYVIENPPPRTADSFDSPPPYEEVARILPTAPPPTSRVQPSAPPSDPVIHYSKKKSDKK, translated from the exons ATGTCGAATCCATTCGCGGATCCTCGCCCTAAATGGACGCAGGAAGACCACGTAGTTGCCAAAACAAAATACTGGGGTCCTTATTGGGTTTTTATCG GCATACTTTACTCGATATGGACGTTGGTTGTGTCGCTTGTTGGGCTGATCCATCATGCCGCCTACACGCAAGATTGCGGAGAAGAAAAGCTCGGCACCAACGCAACCATTATTACCACTACTTTGGCTCCCACTAACGAAACGATCGAAGCGGTGATAACCCCAGAAGAATGCATGGACTACACGAGGCTAAGATGGACTGCCTTAGCCGGCGTGGCCTCGAGTCTTTTAGAAATAACGGCCGCATCGTCAGTGCTTTGTGGCTGCGTTCAAGGAGCCCTGACACGTAAGGATCACCATAGGAAAATTTTACGCCAGAACAACGCGACTAGCACAGAAAATGCTACGGACAATGCAGCCCCAGCGCCGAGTACAAGCAGCAAAACATGGACCAAACATAGTAACCCACCTCAGAATAAAGATCAGAAACTCCATGATAATTTTTACGACG ATGAAGAAGCTCAGGATGAAGAAGATTCTATATTTGGTATGGGTGACTCCGACCTGGCGAGTCTCCGAGGATATGTGATAGAGAACCCTCCACCGCGTACCGCTGATAGTTTTGACTCTCCACCGCCGTACGAAGAGGTGGCACGTATTCTACCGACCGCGCCGCCACCTACCTCACGCGTTCAGCCTTCTGCACCGCCCTCCGATCCAGTGATACACTACTCGAAAAAGAAATCTGACAAAAAATAA